One genomic window of Camelina sativa cultivar DH55 chromosome 5, Cs, whole genome shotgun sequence includes the following:
- the LOC104789087 gene encoding putative F-box protein At2g19630 has protein sequence MKSQQQHVSEDDPQTIVALNSRASKSVNGGENSDAIPVDLIFEILLKLPTKSIARCRCVSKLWSSILVRPDFTELFLTRSTTPPQVLFSSPNNRELFFFTAPQVQNPDQNSSLVSRPYHTKPPFDCCSPRICVPVGGLVCLIYKRNLEGGNEIVPMICKPSTGRQALPLPALKTTRVQVKSFFVYDPIGKLFKVLLSMILPCHGNEGNCKECQILTLGTQTLSWRKIDCCIPHRPIYRGICIDGCLYYQALVDDHRSGVSTIVCFDVRSETFRFVKKDIAMSSESTLVNYEGRLGALQSDRGNKRVNSQTRSLELWVLVDAEKNEWSNNVYDLPPLWKNIVPKAELCFVGLTSTNDIVLSERNPFDIFWIFYYNLERHTIIKVEIQGMDVYFSYYHRVQTYLNV, from the coding sequence ATGAAATCACAGCAGCAACACGTCTCGGAGGATGATCCTCAAACCATCGTTGCACTCAACTCACGAGCTTCAAAGTCAGTCAATGGTGGAGAAAACTCAGATGCGATCCCAGTTGATCTCATCTTCGAAATACTCTTGAAATTGCCGACGAAATCTATAGCGAGATGTCGCTGTGTATCGAAGCTCTGGTCTTCCATACTTGTCCGTCCAGATTTCACGGAGTTGTTCTTGACTAGATCTACAACTCCCCCGCAAGTCTTGTTCTCCAGCCCAAATAACCGCGAGTTGTTCTTCTTCACGGCACCGCAGGTCCAAAATCCAGATCAGAACTCTTCTCTTGTATCCCGGCCTTATCACACGAAGCCCCCCTTTGATTGTTGTTCCCCTCGAATTTGTGTTCCTGTCGGCGGTTTGGTCTGTCTTATATATAAGCGGAACTTAGAGGGAGGGAATGAAATAGTACCAATGATATGCAAACCTAGCACTGGACGACAAGCCTTACCTTTACCCGCATTGAAGACGACAAGGGTTCAGGTGAAAagcttttttgtttatgatccCATTGGTAAACTATTTAAGGTATTATTGTCCATGATCTTGCCATGTCATGGAAACGAAGGGAACTGTAAGGAGTGTCAAATTCTGACATTAGGGACTCAAACACTTTCATGGAGAAAGATTGATTGTTGTATACCCCATCGTCCTATATATCGTGGGATATGCATTGATGGCTGTTTGTATTATCAAGCTTTGGTCGATGATCACCGTTCAGGGGTTTCTAcgatagtttgctttgatgttaggtctgaaaCGTTTAGATTTGTGAAGAAAGATATAGCGATGTCTAGTGAATCAACTCTGGTTAACTATGAGGGTAGATTAGGTGCACTTCAGTCAGATAGGGGTAATAAAAGAGTTAATAGCCAAACTAGAAGTCTTGAGTTGTGGGTTCTGGTAGACGCTGAGAAAAATGAATGGTCGAATAACGTATATGACTTGCCCCCGTTGTGGAAGAATATAGTTCCAaaggctgagttatgttttgttggattgACTAGTACAAATGATATTGTGTTGTCCGAACGCAATCCATTTGACATTTTCTGGATTTTCTACTACAATCTCGAGAGGCACACAATCATAAAAGTTGAAATCCAAGGAATGGATGTGTATTTCTCTTACTATCATAGAGTTCAAACCTATCTAAACGTGTAA